The window CTGCCGGTGTCGAGCAGTTCGGTAAGCGCGATGCCCGCCTCCTCTATCACGTCGTTTCCGGCAAGCGCCAAATCAGCCGCGCCATAGTGGACCATCGCGGGGACGTCGGATGGCTTCGACAACAGATAGCGGAAGCTGGCCTCCTCGATCACCAGATTGCGCCCCGCCTCTTTCAGCTTCGCGGTGGGCAGTCCCGCGCGCGCCAGAATGTCCACGCAGCTGTCAAGCGAGCGCCCCGTGGGAAGTGCGAATGTCAGCATGAGAGTACCTCCGATTCAAACTTGTTCAATGATATTTCACCGCCGCGGGGAAGCAGAGTCACCTTTCTGCCGCCCAGGTCGATCCACCATTTGTATCCGCGCAGAGAGGCCGTCGAAAGAGATTCCTCCCTGTCTTTCGTCCAGCTCAGCTCAAAGGCGGTATCCTTCTTTGAAAGCGCGTCCGCGTAGCGCAGCGCCTCCGAATTATCGCAGCCGCCGCCCCAGAGCATCATCAGCGGCGCGGGGGCGGGAGAGGCGCAGTGCGCGGCAAGCTCCTTCAGGTTAAGCGCGAAGCCAGCGGCCTGTCCCTCGATCCCCTCTTTCGCGAGCAGCCCGTCATAACGGCCGCCGCCGCCTAGCAGGACGCCGTCCGCCGCCGAATAGGCGTTGTAGATAGGGCCGCTGTAGTAGCCGAGATCACGCACAAAGCTCAGGTCAACACGCAGCCGCTCCGCGTAGCCGAGCTTACAGAGGCTGTCGCAGAGACGTTTAAGCGGCATCAGCACCGAGGGATCGTCAAACAGACCCATCGCCTCGCCCAGCACCGCAACGTCACCCTTTAGCGTGGGCAGCCGCCGAAGCAGACGCGTCTTATCTTCCGAAAGTTCGAATCCGTCAAGCAGCGCGTTATATTTTGTGTAAGCCCTTTCCTGCAGAGCCTCGATAAGTTTTCCCGCGCAGCTTTCGGGAAGCCCGCCGAGGATGCCGGCAAGTACGGAGACGTCGCCAAGCACCAGCGCCGAACGCTCGATACTCAGCAGGTCGAGCGTGCGCAGAAGCAGGCCCGCCGTCTCCGCGTCGGCTCCGGAGTCCTCCCAGCCGATCAGCTCGACGCCGACCTGATTCTCCTCAAGGTTGTACTTCGGAGGCAGCGGCACGGCAAAGACCCGGTCGGCGTATGAGAGGCGCAGCGGCCTTTCGCTGCGCGCGTGGTGGCTGCCGAGATAGGCGACCGCCGAGAGCGTAAGGTCGCCGCGCAGCACGCAGGGCTCGCCGAGCGGCGACATCATCGGAATGAGCCGGCGCGCGCGCGCCGGTGAAATCTTGCTCCACACATCCTCAACCAGCTGAAACTCCGCGGGGCTGAAAGGATGGTATCCGTAAAGGGAAAAAAGATGCATCGCCGCACCCCTGCAATACTCCATATTGGCCGCGATCGCTCCGCCAATGTTATTACACCCCTTCGGATTTCTGTTCATCATCTTCATCCCTTCAGCTATCATTTTACTTAATTAAAGTGATAGCTTGATAATTTTGTAAGCGGGTTATATAATAGCACTCGTTTGCCGCTTTTGCAAATGTGAAACACTATAAATCCGGCAAAAACATATAATATAACGGCAGACCGACTGTGAGAGGCTGACAAACGAAATCAAGGAGCCAATAGATATGGAGAGAGAATTCAAGGCCGACGCCCTTATATTCGATATAGACGGAGTGCTGCTCGACGTAACCGGATCATTTCCCGAGGTGATACGGCAGGCCGTCTCTACCGGCTGGGAGCGTTTCTGCGGCGGCGCCTCCGACGTTCCCGGCTACAACGCGGGACACGAACGCGTATTAAAACGTCACGGAGCCTTCAACGACGACTATGATATCGCCTGGACGCTTCTTTCAATGGCGGCGGCAAGCGGGGAAAAACTACTCTCGCGGGCGCTGCCCTCGCCCAAAAGGCTGCTTTCCGAGCTGGAGAGCTACCGCGCCCCCGTCCCGCAATGGGTAACGGCCAGATACGGCTCACTCGTTCCGCGCCCAGAGGTGCGCGCGCTATGCGCCGAACTTTATGGCGGGAAAGGCTGCGGACTGCATCTGCTTGAAAGGCCGA is drawn from Cloacibacillus porcorum and contains these coding sequences:
- a CDS encoding HAD family hydrolase → MEREFKADALIFDIDGVLLDVTGSFPEVIRQAVSTGWERFCGGASDVPGYNAGHERVLKRHGAFNDDYDIAWTLLSMAAASGEKLLSRALPSPKRLLSELESYRAPVPQWVTARYGSLVPRPEVRALCAELYGGKGCGLHLLERPMIQKHWRELGLPVAIYSGRNGLEWELAKDSLGWNDFPDELIIHSDSGITKPSPEGLEILCRRLGVSSPVFFGDTASDMQAQAAFGKGRFAAVGPLLPEAEFRYDTTEEAVKAAIAIATVNP
- a CDS encoding ATP phosphoribosyltransferase regulatory subunit, producing the protein MMNRNPKGCNNIGGAIAANMEYCRGAAMHLFSLYGYHPFSPAEFQLVEDVWSKISPARARRLIPMMSPLGEPCVLRGDLTLSAVAYLGSHHARSERPLRLSYADRVFAVPLPPKYNLEENQVGVELIGWEDSGADAETAGLLLRTLDLLSIERSALVLGDVSVLAGILGGLPESCAGKLIEALQERAYTKYNALLDGFELSEDKTRLLRRLPTLKGDVAVLGEAMGLFDDPSVLMPLKRLCDSLCKLGYAERLRVDLSFVRDLGYYSGPIYNAYSAADGVLLGGGGRYDGLLAKEGIEGQAAGFALNLKELAAHCASPAPAPLMMLWGGGCDNSEALRYADALSKKDTAFELSWTKDREESLSTASLRGYKWWIDLGGRKVTLLPRGGEISLNKFESEVLSC